TTCAAATATATTTCTTCTTTTACAGGAATTAATCTTTATGATTGTTTGATGCCTTTGGAGCAGTAAACATGAGTTCCTCGTCATCAGAATCTTTGCATAACGATATTGAGGGAGAAGTCTTTTTTGATGAATAGTATTTGTTATTTTTACGAGTTCTTGCCACTCTTTTGGGTAAGGCACGTTTGCCTGTTTTTTTTCTCTTCAAGCACTACCATCGTTCTGTTCATCGTTGGATATGTATAGATGCAAATATATGAACATTCTGTGATAAAAAGGCGAAAGAAAGGAGGAAACGCTTTCTGCCTATTCAATCAACTGTATCGTTTACCTGCCAAGATGTTATGGATAAAGTTGTCTCACTTTCGTTGCAAGGGGAGTATGACATACTTACTAAAATGAACAAAGTCCCTGAAAAAACTTAATCTTAGTACGTAAGATGTATATCTCACGTGCTAAAATATATATCTTGCGCCTTCATATACATATCTTGCGCGCTAAGATATAATTTATCTTCTATGTTATCCCTCCTTTTCATGAGGGAAAAGGAGTCTTGTAATGGGGCTATATCGTCTTTGTTATTAGTGGTTGTAATAGCTTATGAAACAAAAAAGGCGTTCTGTTACGAACGCCTTAACACTTTGATAACAGACTGTATATCAATAGCTGTTGGGAGATAAAATACTGAATCCACCGTGTAACCATACACGAACTTAATTTATAATGGTTTTATTTCGATTGCAAAGATATACAGTCTGTTTCAATTACATAGCCCTTTTTAGGGCTTTTTTTATTGGGACGAACATTTATCGCTTTAAAGTTACCTCTTTATGATTATACATAACCTCGGTATTTCTATATTTATTTTTGACTTCAGCAAATTCATCATCGTCAGTAATAATCAACATCCATTTATTATATGCTTCTGAATCATGATTAATAATGTTCTTATAATAGACCAATAATCTAGCTACTTTTCTTTTAATATCAATCTTCTCGTTGGCTTCACTTTCTGTGTCGTCATAATTAACAATTGTGTGAGATGCTAAATATAGTAAGCCTAAATCAATATTTTGAATATTAAGTGATGAGAATGTATTTTTTCTATGAGATAGTATTTGACATATACAATCTATGCTATAGCCCAACCCTTCTTTCTTTCCACATCTAAAATTTGATGTTATTGCATTTATTAAATCAGATATATTACTTTTCCCACAACTCAATTCTATTATAGCATTTATTCCGTCTAAAATTCTATCATTGTCATCTGACGAAATTGCGTTTAGGATTTTAATATGTAATTCATTTTTGTCTTTGTATAGCCGTGGTAAAGATGCTTTTATTTCCAAATTATAAATATTATAACTAGGAATTTCTTTTACCATCTTGTCCAATAAGCTTATGTTGAGTTCCCTGATGAATTTATAATTTACGGATACTATGGTTGTTATAATTCTTTTCAACCACACAAATCTCGACTTAAACTTATCAGATACAGATGGTCCAAAATGCTTTTTTTTATCTAATAGATAGTGCTTGTCCGCATCCCACCATTCAATTATGTTAGAAACGAGTTTATTAATCTCGTCACTTGACCACTTATATTGGTCTCGATAATCATAGGTTCCTGCGATATTGTTAAACAAAGGGATATTACCCATGAAGAATTCTATTGACTCATCCTCCTTTTTAGAATTAATAGGGAAAGGTGTATTTGTTATATATTTCCTCAAAATATCAATCGGATCTATATTTTCGGGATGAGGTAATCCTAAGAATGCAAAGTAATAGTAACCTATTTTGGTTGGAAAACCGTTTTTGTTCAAAAACTTCCAGCTATTTACAGCAATTTTTTTTATCTGCTGAGGCTTAAGTAAATTATAGCTCAACAAAACATTTAGTCTATTGTATGCAATGGTTCTTGTGTAGTTGTCTTCGAGCAATTGAGCAATTAATTTACTGACGACTTGGTTGTCTACTTCTACACCACGAAAACTATTGATAACAATAATATATTGAAACGGGTCATAATCACTTTTTTCAAGACGATCAAAATAGATGGGGAATTCTAACAGATTGGGAATAAGATAGTATTGTTCTTCTGCAGAAAAAGACCCCACCAAACGTTTAATTAACTCATTGATGCCAGTGTATGATTCTATAATGCCTGATGTGTAAATTTCTTTTGCAATGCCAAGAATGTCAACACGCGATTCATAGGTTGATTTACAACAAAGTCTCGATATTATTTCAGGCAAAGTAGATGATAACGAATGTGTCATATTATCGCTTCCCCCTTTCTCTTTATTGACATTACATGTATGTTTTAGAAGCGCAATGTATCGTATTATATGATCAGACACCATTTCTCTATTCATTGTTGATAAGGTAACTCTATTGTAAATAGAGCTCACTGTTTTGTTATTTCCTGACCGTATCATTGCAACATTTCCTGAGAATGGTGAGCATTGAGAAATTACAGTTATGGCATTGCTAAAGCATTCTTTGTCTAATACGTTCAAATAAGGTAAATGGTATGGCAATCCGATTTCCTCTATAAATCTAAAATATCCCCATGCTAAACGAAAAGATTCATTACTCCTAAATTTATAGTTGGTACTTGAACGACCAATATCAAAGGAGGCGATTGTCTCTTTTGTTTTTGAAATATTTAGCACAGATTTCATTTCAATTTCAAAGTATTTTAACTCCTCCCAAGGATCGCAATCATATAGTCTTAGGTTTTGCCATCGTTTTTGATAATTATCGTTATGCTCAAATAGAAATAACCTCTGTCGCATTTCATCTGCTCTTGATATACATCTATGTAGAAGCATTATATATGATTCCATAGATATAAAACTTAAATTGTTTTTTATCGGCGATAGGTTCAATCTTGCCCTGACCTCTTTTAATGCAGACTCAAGAATATTGACAGCCTCAGCAGTAGAATCGAACTCAGCAATCAAAGTAGCTCTTTTAGACTCCCAATATGGCATAGACATATCGGGAGTCCAATTAGTAAGACATTCTTTGATTTTAATTATATCAAAGTTATAAGCATACTGTAAACATCGTTCATAATTATAACGAGCCTTTTGTTCCGATGATAATTCGGATATAATTTCATCAAATTGATTTGATAACGTATGCCATTTATCACTCCATCCTTCTTCTCTGTAGAGGCGTAATAGTGCTAACTGAAGGACAATCCATGCATTTTTGATTTGCTCCCAATCAAGTTTGCTATTTATTTCGCTTGTGATTGCTCCTTCAATCTGCAATTTTTCATGAAACGGATTATACTTTTCAACTGCAGACTCATATATAGTTGCCCAATCATTCAATAAAGGGTGTAGCCCTTTTTCAATACGCCAATTAAACTCAAATAAAAACAGCAAATCATTAGGGTCAGAAAATTTAGAAATAAATTCTTTTGATAACCAAATACTCTCAGTAACATCAATTAAAGCCTTCCGCTTTTTGCTCGGAAGAATAAGCCATCCAGGATAACTTTGTCTAAGTTTCCTCCATTGGTCAAGAACCTCTTTATAGTTATCTTTATTGCTGTCTTTCTTGTGCCTTATATCTTTTTCACCCCAGTCTTCTGCTTTAATCGAATTTAATGAATTAACACTCGTTATAAATTTATCTATGGCTTCATAATGATCTACTTTATCTAAACAATATCCCGACAAGTCAACAGATATAATATTCCTTTCTTCTAATAGCTTAGTTTGACCTGGAGAAAGAGACAATATGCCGATTAAATAGATCTTAGGAGAATTTTCTTTGCCAAGATTATCTCTAATCCAGCCTATCCAGTTCAAAAAGTTAGGATCATCACCAGAGAACCCTACTAAACATAAGGTATTTTCTAATAATGATTGCTGAACCGTGTTAACAAATGGTGCGTATTTTTGAGGATATTGTCTGTAATCTTCACCTGATACGATAAAAGGTCGTTCAGATGGAAAACTACCATGCAATTTCACAATACGAGGTGATGTTGACCACACAAGATCATGTTTATTTGTTACTATTTCATACCTTCTTTCTGTGATTAAGTCAGCACTCCTCTCTAATAAAGTATCATAGTTAGTTGTAAAGACATCCTTCCATGGTAATGACAACATTTTTATATGAAGACCAGATGGAATGTGTTCATTGTCTGGAATCACTCTCTTAATAAGATTGTTAAGATATTCCTTGCCAAATGCGACCTCAACTTCATCTGCTAATTTCAGAACGTTTAAATATGCTTTGTCGTTGTCATTAGGTTTGCTTGCATGTAATCTTTCATAAAGTATATCCCCTAACTCATTCCATGTTGGAAAACTTTTTGTAGAAGTATTTGTTTTTTGTGCATTTTTGCTAAATCCAGCTCCTATCATAATGCTAGCATGGCCATTCCAAAGCCGGTCTGCTATTTCTACTATATAATGTTTTATATTATTTGGAATATTTTCTTTCATAATAATTAATGTATTGTTCATCAAAGATATAAAAAATTTATAATACCTCATTCATCCTCTTCTTCATTTTCTCCTTATCATAGATGGTGTAGTAGTGGCGATAGATTGTTTGCGGAGAATTACCAGCAAGTTCAGCAACTTGGAGTGGATGAAAGCCTTCGTCAATCATCTTGGAGATATAGCTACTACGGGCGGTTCCCCATGTCACTCTTGATTTAATACCACAGTGGTCGCATATCTTCTGTAAGGTTTGGTTCACCTTCTCATTTATTCGCTTCACTCGACCATAAAGCTTAGATTGAGTAGGGTTACATCGTTTGATCGTTGGGAATACGTAATTCATATAGGCTTCTGATCGATAGCGTTCGATAATCTCTACTGCTTTGTCGATAATAATCACTCGTGCTTGTTTGTCGTATTTGGTGCGCTCATAGATTATCATATCACCTTTGATTTGATTTTGCGTGAGCAGACAAACATCTATTGCAGACATACCTCCTGCATAGTAGCTAAACAAAAATAGGTCGAGATAGAGTTGCTCTTTATTAGTAAGCAATATTCGGTCGAAAGTCTCAATCTGTTGCATCACTTCCGGTGAAACTCCTTTGGGCGTTGTTATTCGCTGCTTGAGCTTTTCTTTAAATGATTGGAAGGTATGTAGGTTCACATTGTACACTCCTTGCTCCTTGGCATGCAAGCATACTGCTCTTAGTTTCCGTAATTTACCGCTTACATCTCCACTTGTTCCGTTCTTGGCTGCCTGGATTTGTATCCATACCACAAAATCCTGAATAAACTTCTCTGTTAGGTCACGAAATCTATACTTGGAGAAATCCTGATGATATTTGCTTTTTGTAAATTGGTGAAGCGAGGTGTTTAGATATTGGTATTTGCGAGATGTAGAGAGACTTTTGAGTACACGACCATTTTTATATCGCTTTTGATTCTCGAACTCCACAGCCAGTTCTTCGATAATATCCGAGATTGGGATATATTTGTTTCGATAGTTTGGATCGGTATCGTAATAGTGAGATAACTCCACTGGAATCCAATTCTTGCCTTGTGCATCCCAACGTTCACCAATTTTCAGGTATTTGAGCCTCTGTTGCTGGGGAAACTTATTCTTTTCGGAGGAGTCCTTGCCGACGAAAAGCTGTGACTTTTGATTCCACTCCGAGTAGAGTCCTGTGATATTGATAACCTTTGTAACGCGAGCGTAACCTCGCTTATAGAATACCATTTCGAGTTTAACGAAATTGATGTTTTTAGGGTCTCTTTTCCCTTTGATATTTACAGTAAACATAGCAATGATTTTTGAAGTTTTTAGCTTCAAAAAAGTCATTGAAATCAATCAAAAAAGAGATAAAAAAGAAGAAATATGCAAATTTGGTAGAGCCTGTATGATTTTAATGCACAAACATCTGTATTTAAGTAACTTAATAACAACAATGAGTATATAAAGGAATAGGGTGTCCCGAGATGAGACACCCTATTCCTTTTTATTTATCTCATTTTTAGATATACAGAGAGGTGGGTTGTTTTTGCTCGGTTTGCTTACTTTTATTATGTGGGTAAAATCGGTGCAGATAATCCGTCTTAGATGTAAATTATTCACCATAATTTTGACGCATTTTTTCAGAGTAACGGAGGATGGTTTCAATCGAGCAACCCAAATATTGCGCAACCGTTTCGTAGGGTACTTCGTTGAAGAGTAGGTGTTCGACAAATATCGACTTTGCCATTCCCATAGTAATTGCACACTCAAATTTAAGCATCTTTGAAATCCTCTTCAATGTCTGGTTCGTCAGCTCCGAAACACGTTTGATTCTACCAAGCTGCTGTTCGGAAGAAATGTGTTTGTGAGTAAAAATCGGGAGCAGATAATCGCCAAAACATTCCGATTGGTATTTGTTAATTATATGCACCGCCTCTGGACACAATGGAATAACAGCGATATTTTCAGATATATTTCGTTTGCAATATAAATACCCCTTTTTTATGGAAGATATTTTAAGCGATGCCAACTCGTTGATTGTCGAACCTCCCGTGTAATACCCAAATAGAAATAGATCAATATAGAGCTCCTCTTTCTCTGTGAGTTTAGTTCGATTCATAGATTCAATCTTTTCAATTGTGATCTGATTCACCGACAAGAGTTCATTTTCTGGTTTTATCGGAGTCTTTACGCTATTGAAAACGGAGGTGTCGGCACTCGCTTCACGAAATACCCTGCGGAGTTTTTGCAGTTTATCATCGACATTTTGACCATTCAAATGGTCGACATACTTTTGCAGAAACCGCTTGTTTATATCATTAAAAGACAAGGTACTTAAATTTCGTTTCATTACCTCTTTGGCAAAATTGCTCAAACAATTTCGCACGTAACGAAACTTCCTCTCGCTTTGGGAACCAATGATTACCTGACCGTTCCTTTCCCGCTCAATTTGTGACAGTTGCAACAACAACTTATCAAATGCTTGTGATACATTTTTATTCATAACAGATATCTTTATGGATGAATACTCCACCGACCTTGTGTGTCGGTATATAAATGAATAGGGAGTCTCGACAGAAAAAGTTTACGAGAATGGGAGAATCTACCGCTTTTATAAACATTAGCCGTATTTTTGTCCCAATATCGATTAAGCCTACTTCCCAAAAATAGAGTTCATCTCACCAAGCATCTCATCGGCTTTGGTATTCTTGTAGTAGTGCTTATAAATCACCATCGGGCTATTTCCAGCCATCTCTGCCACAACGTATAATAGCCTTCATCTACCATTCGGGTGATGAAACTTGCCCTGGCGGAATACCACGTCAGCTTATCCTTAATTTTGAGCAACCGACTGGCTTTTCCAAGAGTCTGTGTCATCTTTACGGTAATATTGCTGATTCGCTTGGTGCGTTGCATATCGGTATTGTGCTTATGTGTAAAGACAGGGAAGATATAGTTCTCGGACCCTACACTTCGGTATTTTTCAATTATCCTCTTTGCTTTTTCAATCAGCAGAGGTTTGGCTTGTTTGGGGAATTTCATTCGCTCGTAGATAATTTTATCCTCCTTGATACTATCCCAAGTCAGATAACAAACATCGACATTTGCCATACCGCCCGTGTAGTAGCTGAATAGAAATAAATCGAGGTGCAGCTGCTCTTTCTTCGAGAATAAACTTCGGTCGATATCTTCCAACTTGGCAAGAACCACAGCGGAAGTTGCTTTGGAAGTAGTCGCTCCCCATTTTATATTATCTCCCAAACATTCGAAGGCTTTCATATCCACACCATAAATGCCTTGCTTTTCGGCATAACGACAAGTGGCACGCAGACGACGGAGTTTCTGCGTCAGCCCTCCTTTGTTTCCGTTCTCTATTCCGATTTTCTGGATGTAGAGTGTGTAGTCGAGCAAGAAGCGTTCGTTAATCTCCTTGAAATAGTAAGAAGAGAATGAGCGATTATAAACCTCCTGCGTGAATCGAGTCAGAGAGTTCTTAATCTCTTTATATGAATGGGCGTTATTGGCACTCGTGACGATTCGCCCATTCTTGTACCGCTCCTTGTGGGTGAACTTTTCAACCAGCGAGTCTATCATCTGAAGAATCGAGAGCGATTTAACCTCCTTTTTGCGAGTTTGCACCTCATCGAAACAGTGAGATAGCTCAACGGGCGACCAGACTCGCCCCTCGTAATCCCAATCCTCGGCGACTTTGAGATACTGATTTTTGAGGTCGAACAGAATTTTGTTTTTAGAGATTAGGGCACTGCTGTTACCCTTGAAGGATTGAGACTGATTCTCCCAATCTTTGATTGCTCCCGATATTTGTAGTACCTTGCTCACACGAGCATAACCAGTTTTGAAGATAATCATTTCGAGCTTGACCATCTTCGGGTCTTTGGGATTCACCTTCCCTTTGATGTTGATTGTAAACATAGAGAATAGAGTTTAGCATTCGTTTCGGATTACTGCTTCGGCAGTCAAAAGACCCACCGTCGCAGACTACACAGGAATAGTGCTTCCCTCCAGAAAAGGTTTATTTACTGCTAAACCTATAAATGCTAATCTCTATCAATATACATAAAAACAGAGACTTACATCAGTTATTGATGTAAGTCTCGTAAAGAAAGACACCCATTTTGAACGCCTTAATCATGAATATTGTATGCTAAACAGCTATTTGCCGACAACAAACAATATAATAGCACTTAGCTCTGGGAGTTTCTGCTCAAAATGGATTATGTGCATGGTTAATTATGCAATGATGTGTATTTTTCTATGTGTAATACATCATTAAATAAATAAAAAGCACTACCTTTACATATTATATGATGAGTTGATTATGACAAAAAATACAATGGGTACTAAGTTGCCCAGAAAATTGGAGCAAAAGATGCAAATAGTGGGGGAGCAGATTAAGTTGGCTCGCCTACGAAGGGATCTGAGTGTGGCTCAGGTTGCGGAACGTGCTACCTGTTCTCCGCTGACCGTATCCCGAATTGAGAAAGGTGCATCGACAGTGGCAATCGGAATCTACTTGCGTGTGTTGTATGCCTTACAGCTTGACGATGATATTCTGTGGCTGGCTAAAGAAGATAAATTGGGAAAAACTTTGCAGGATCTGAGTTTGAAGACAAGGGAACGTGCATCTAAAAAGGAATAGGGATGAAGAAACTGTATGTATATGCTGATTTTGATTGGCTGAAGGAGATAGAACTCATTGGCGAGTTGGGCTACGAATCACTTCGTGGCTCTGACAGTTATTGCTTTACATTCAGCGATGATTGGTTGAAAAAGCACGGCGATTTGTTTTTGAGTGATGATTTGAACAATTATCCGGGACAACAATATACGCAGCCGGGGAAAGATATATTCGGATGTTTTTCTGATGCTTTGCCTGATCGTTGGGGACGGACTCTGTTGTTGCGACGTGAACAGCTTACAGCAATGGAAGAAAATCGGCCAGTACGAAGATTGTCTTCATTCGATTTTTTGACAGGAATTGATGATTTTTCCCGAATGGGTGCTTTCCGTTTTAAGGAGTCAAAAGACGGAGGATTTATAAATGTAAGTGAGTCATTGAAAATTCCACCTCTGACGGATATTCGAGAATTGGTTGCAGCCAGTGCGGAGATTGAGAGAAGCGAAGAAGATAACGTGCTGCCTGATCGAAAGTGGATTGTACAACTTGTGCAACCTGGTTCTTCATTGGGTGGGGCAAGACCGAAAGCCAGTGTGATAGACACGGATAAAACGCTTTATGTCGCCAAGTTCCCTTCTCGTAAGGATGATTACGATGCCGGACTTTGGGAACATTTCAGCCATCTGCTTGCCACAAAAGCCGGTATAAATGCAGCAAAAACAAAAGTTATTGCCACAGGTGAAAAATATCACACCTTGCTTTCGGAGCGTTTTGACAGAATACAAGACGGAAAGCGGATTCATTTCGCTTCTGCAATGACTCTGTTGGGACTAAATGATGGAGATAATGCGACTACAGGGCATGGCTATCTGGATATAGTTGATTTCATCATTCAGAACTGTACGGATGTAGATCGTAATTTGCAGGAACTCTATCGTCGTGTGGCTTTCAATATCTGCATTGGCAACAGCGATGACCATTTCCGCAATCATGGCTTTCTTTTGACTGCAAAAGGCTGGACGCTTTCTCCTGCATACGACATGAATCCAACTCTGAACGAATATCAAAGTCTGCTTATTTCGGCAACTTCTAATAGAGCAGAACTGAGTATTTTGCTTGATGCTTGTGAAGATTATATGCTTAACAGAAAAACAGCCGAACAGATTATTTCAGAGGTTACTAATGTTGTGAAAGGGTGGCGAGAGTTGGCAGTACGATTAGGAATCTTCAAGAGAGAGATGGAAATGTTTAGTGGCATATTGGATGGGCGGTGTGGTGTTGATGTGTTGTGATTTGAAAATCAGATAGTTTTTGAACAAAAAAATATAATTATGAGTGGTGGATATTTTGATAGGAATATATATGCAATTGGTGAGATTGCGGATTCTATTGAACGTGATATTGCGAGAGCATTACGGCCTAAACCTGAAAAGGTACATGAAGATTATTGGACTATATATGAACACGATAGCCCATGTTCATGTCGCTCTTTTGGCGGATGGGGATATATGACCTTTGATAAATACGAAGAAGCCAAGTCTTTTTTGTTGAGCCGTAAGGGTATTGTAACAGCAGAAGAAAGATACATTGACAGGCGTAGGTTTGAAGATGATGTTGTATTTCAATCTACCGACTCATATATAGCC
Above is a window of Bacteroides helcogenes P 36-108 DNA encoding:
- a CDS encoding helix-turn-helix domain-containing protein, whose product is MTKNTMGTKLPRKLEQKMQIVGEQIKLARLRRDLSVAQVAERATCSPLTVSRIEKGASTVAIGIYLRVLYALQLDDDILWLAKEDKLGKTLQDLSLKTRERASKKE
- a CDS encoding phage integrase SAM-like domain-containing protein; this translates as MFTINIKGKVNPKDPKMVKLEMIIFKTGYARVSKVLQISGAIKDWENQSQSFKGNSSALISKNKILFDLKNQYLKVAEDWDYEGRVWSPVELSHCFDEVQTRKKEVKSLSILQMIDSLVEKFTHKERYKNGRIVTSANNAHSYKEIKNSLTRFTQEVYNRSFSSYYFKEINERFLLDYTLYIQKIGIENGNKGGLTQKLRRLRATCRYAEKQGIYGVDMKAFECLGDNIKWGATTSKATSAVVLAKLEDIDRSLFSKKEQLHLDLFLFSYYTGGMANVDVCYLTWDSIKEDKIIYERMKFPKQAKPLLIEKAKRIIEKYRSVGSENYIFPVFTHKHNTDMQRTKRISNITVKMTQTLGKASRLLKIKDKLTWYSARASFITRMVDEGYYTLWQRWLEIARW
- a CDS encoding type II toxin-antitoxin system HipA family toxin produces the protein MKKLYVYADFDWLKEIELIGELGYESLRGSDSYCFTFSDDWLKKHGDLFLSDDLNNYPGQQYTQPGKDIFGCFSDALPDRWGRTLLLRREQLTAMEENRPVRRLSSFDFLTGIDDFSRMGAFRFKESKDGGFINVSESLKIPPLTDIRELVAASAEIERSEEDNVLPDRKWIVQLVQPGSSLGGARPKASVIDTDKTLYVAKFPSRKDDYDAGLWEHFSHLLATKAGINAAKTKVIATGEKYHTLLSERFDRIQDGKRIHFASAMTLLGLNDGDNATTGHGYLDIVDFIIQNCTDVDRNLQELYRRVAFNICIGNSDDHFRNHGFLLTAKGWTLSPAYDMNPTLNEYQSLLISATSNRAELSILLDACEDYMLNRKTAEQIISEVTNVVKGWRELAVRLGIFKREMEMFSGILDGRCGVDVL
- a CDS encoding tyrosine-type recombinase/integrase, encoding MFTVNIKGKRDPKNINFVKLEMVFYKRGYARVTKVINITGLYSEWNQKSQLFVGKDSSEKNKFPQQQRLKYLKIGERWDAQGKNWIPVELSHYYDTDPNYRNKYIPISDIIEELAVEFENQKRYKNGRVLKSLSTSRKYQYLNTSLHQFTKSKYHQDFSKYRFRDLTEKFIQDFVVWIQIQAAKNGTSGDVSGKLRKLRAVCLHAKEQGVYNVNLHTFQSFKEKLKQRITTPKGVSPEVMQQIETFDRILLTNKEQLYLDLFLFSYYAGGMSAIDVCLLTQNQIKGDMIIYERTKYDKQARVIIIDKAVEIIERYRSEAYMNYVFPTIKRCNPTQSKLYGRVKRINEKVNQTLQKICDHCGIKSRVTWGTARSSYISKMIDEGFHPLQVAELAGNSPQTIYRHYYTIYDKEKMKKRMNEVL
- the dsr2 gene encoding anti-phage defense-associated sirtuin Dsr2, whose product is MKENIPNNIKHYIVEIADRLWNGHASIMIGAGFSKNAQKTNTSTKSFPTWNELGDILYERLHASKPNDNDKAYLNVLKLADEVEVAFGKEYLNNLIKRVIPDNEHIPSGLHIKMLSLPWKDVFTTNYDTLLERSADLITERRYEIVTNKHDLVWSTSPRIVKLHGSFPSERPFIVSGEDYRQYPQKYAPFVNTVQQSLLENTLCLVGFSGDDPNFLNWIGWIRDNLGKENSPKIYLIGILSLSPGQTKLLEERNIISVDLSGYCLDKVDHYEAIDKFITSVNSLNSIKAEDWGEKDIRHKKDSNKDNYKEVLDQWRKLRQSYPGWLILPSKKRKALIDVTESIWLSKEFISKFSDPNDLLFLFEFNWRIEKGLHPLLNDWATIYESAVEKYNPFHEKLQIEGAITSEINSKLDWEQIKNAWIVLQLALLRLYREEGWSDKWHTLSNQFDEIISELSSEQKARYNYERCLQYAYNFDIIKIKECLTNWTPDMSMPYWESKRATLIAEFDSTAEAVNILESALKEVRARLNLSPIKNNLSFISMESYIMLLHRCISRADEMRQRLFLFEHNDNYQKRWQNLRLYDCDPWEELKYFEIEMKSVLNISKTKETIASFDIGRSSTNYKFRSNESFRLAWGYFRFIEEIGLPYHLPYLNVLDKECFSNAITVISQCSPFSGNVAMIRSGNNKTVSSIYNRVTLSTMNREMVSDHIIRYIALLKHTCNVNKEKGGSDNMTHSLSSTLPEIISRLCCKSTYESRVDILGIAKEIYTSGIIESYTGINELIKRLVGSFSAEEQYYLIPNLLEFPIYFDRLEKSDYDPFQYIIVINSFRGVEVDNQVVSKLIAQLLEDNYTRTIAYNRLNVLLSYNLLKPQQIKKIAVNSWKFLNKNGFPTKIGYYYFAFLGLPHPENIDPIDILRKYITNTPFPINSKKEDESIEFFMGNIPLFNNIAGTYDYRDQYKWSSDEINKLVSNIIEWWDADKHYLLDKKKHFGPSVSDKFKSRFVWLKRIITTIVSVNYKFIRELNISLLDKMVKEIPSYNIYNLEIKASLPRLYKDKNELHIKILNAISSDDNDRILDGINAIIELSCGKSNISDLINAITSNFRCGKKEGLGYSIDCICQILSHRKNTFSSLNIQNIDLGLLYLASHTIVNYDDTESEANEKIDIKRKVARLLVYYKNIINHDSEAYNKWMLIITDDDEFAEVKNKYRNTEVMYNHKEVTLKR